AACCACAGGGGTCTGACATGGACGTTGAGGGCCCACCCTCAGCGTCGCTTGCCGGGCGAGCGCGCCCCCGGGCCCGGGCGGTGAAAAACCTGTCCGACTGTCGGACAGGTTTTGAGGCAACCGGGCCCGGGCGGGCGCTTCCATCCGTGCACCCTGTGGGTTGGCGTTTGAGCGCGCATGACGTTGCTCCCCTGTTGGGCCGATGCGGTCTCGGGTCCATGCGGCGGAGACCTGTCCGACAGTTGGACAGGTTTTGAGGGAAACGGGCCCGGGTCGGTCCTCCCTCCGTGGCCCCATGCTGGCTTCCGCGTATGCACTCCGCCGCGATCCTCCGGCGCGCTTCGTGAGGCACGCGTCATCACGGGGACCATTGAGTCGACGGGTTTGTTAACGAATCCCAGGCGACCTGCTTAGGATGCGCGCCGTCCTCTTCCTTCATGGAGCTTCGATGGTGCGCACCCGGCTCGTAGGTCTCCTGGCGTTGCTGTTCGTCGCGGTCCCCGTTTTGGCGGGGGCTCAGGATGCCGTGGCTCCGGCGGCGGTGGCTTCTGGCGATGAAGCGACGCACCAGGCGCTGCGTGCCATCAAGCAGGACATGGAGGATGCGCTCAACAAGCAGGACCTGGACCGGCTGCTGTCGCACCTGCATCCGGACGTCGTGTTCTCCACCATGAACAACGACGTTCGCGTGGGGAAGGACGCCATCCGCGCGTACTACGCGCAGATGCTGGGCGGCCCGAACAGCGTCGTGAAGAAGGTCACCGCGAAGTTCGACGTGGATGCGCTCACGCGGCTTTATGGCAACTCGGGCGTCGCGTACGGCTCGTCGCTGGACCATTACATCCTGAACGACGGCACGGACCTCGTCGTCAATGGGCGGTGGACCTGCACCCTGGTGAAGGAGGGGGACCGGTGGCTCATCGCCGCGTTCCACTACTCCACCAACGTGTTCGACAACCCCCTGCTCACCAAGGTGAAGAACGCCGCCCTGGGCTTCGGCGCCCTGGTTGCGGTCGCCGCGCTCGGCGCGGGGTTCTTCATCGGGCGTCGGGGACGCCGGCCGGCGACGGCTTGAGCGCGAGCCGCATGGGCTGGCGCTGGCCGTAGGTGAGCGAGCGCCACAGCCACTCCGCCGGACCGAAGCGGAAGCGCGACAGCCAGGCTTGGCTCAGTGGAATCTGGAGCGCGAACACGAGCAGGGTCAGCGCCACGCAGCGTGATGGCGGCAGCTTTCCGATGAGCCCCAACCCCCAGCCGTCGTAGATCCAGAGGCTCACCACCGTCTGCATCAGGTAGTTGGTGAGCGCCATGCGCCCCACCGGTGCCAGGACGCCCAGCCACCTGCGCCAGCGCTCCTGCTGGAAGAGCAGGGCGAAGGCTGCCACGTAGGCCGCGGCGAGGCCCAGGTAGCCCATCTCCTGGATCGCGGACAGGGTGAACATCCAGTGGGCTTTCGACGGATCCAGCACCCCCGCGAGCCGCAGGTGCTGCACCACCGCTCCCGCGCCATTTCCCAGCACGCCCAGCACCAGACCCCAGGCCAGCATCTTCCGGTGCCAGGCGCGGTGGCGCTCCACGTCCTGGAGCAACAGGTGCCGGCCCGCGAGCAGCCCCAGCAGGAACCGGCCCAGGATGAAGATCATCCACAGCAGCCGCTTCAGCGTGGGCAGCATGTACTGGAGGAAGTGCGCGTTCGCGGCCTGCGTCGTCCAGAGCGAGTCGCTCTGGAGTCCCAACAGCAACTGCCCCCGCGTCTGGGCCTCCATGGCTTCCGTGGCCTTCGCGGCGTCTGCCGCTGCCTGTGCTCCGTGCAGCAGGATGGGACCGAAGTGCAGGAGCGCTGGCACCAGCAATGGCACCACCACCACCGACAGGCCTACCCACACCAGCAGCGTCCGGTCCGAACGGTTGCGGAAGAGGAGCAACGCGAAGCCCAGCAGGGCGTAGGTGGAGAGCACGTCTCCCGCCCAGAGCGCCGTGAGATGCACGACCCCGATGCCCAGCAACACCAGCAGGCGCCGTGAATACACCGGGACGACGGAGGCTCCTCGTGACTCGGCACGCGTCAGCTGGATGGAGAACCCCAGCCCGAAGAGGAAGGCGAACAGCGTGACGAACTTCTGGTTCACGAAGAAGTGGTAGATCGCCGTGACGGCCGCCTCGAAGGGCGGCGCCGCCAGTGCCTGGGCCTGCTCTCGTGGCATCAAGACCCGGCCGCTGAACCAGGCGAAGCTGTTCGACACGAAGACGCCCCACAACGCGAAGCCGCGCAGCACATCCAGGAGCGGCAACCGCTCAGAGACATCCACCGGACGGGCGCTGGAAACGGAAGGGACGGAGTCGGACATGCGTCCAGCAGATGCCTGCGTCCGCTTCGCGTCAACGCATGCGCCACGTCATCCTCGGCGACCTCACCCCACGCGCATGGAGGGTGACCGTGCGTGAAGGACTCAGGAGATTTCGAGCACCGGCGCTTCGCGCAGGAAGGGCATGCGACGCGGCAGCTTCCGGGCCCAGAAGGCTTCCACCGACCTGTGGAAGAGGCGCAGCAGCGCGACACCCTGCCTGCCTTCCAGCTGAGCCAGCTCCTTCGCGGAGCGGTCCAACAGGGCGCGGGCTTGGTGGTACTCGCCGCGCACCCAGGCTCGTCCTGCTTGCGCCGTGAGCAGTGAGTCGAAGTCCTGGGGATCATGTCCCTGCGCGCGCACCTCCGCGGCGACGTCCGCGGGCACGTTGAAGAGACCCTGCGCCAGGTCCTCTCGCAGGTCGCGCATCACGGAGCACCAACCCAAGGCCGCGAGCAGGGACGGAGCGTCATCTGCTCGCACCTGTGCATCCGCGACGTGCAGCATCAGGCTCACGGACAGCCGGAAGGTGTTCCCCAGCTGGGTCTGGAGCGTTGCCGCGTCCCACCAGTGCCCATCGCGCACCCGCTCGCGGTCCCGGCGCATCGTGCGCACGAGTTCGAGCACCTGCTCGCGGGCCGTAGGGTCGGTCAGCTCCGTGAGCAGCACCCGGCCCAGCGACACGGCAGTGTCGTGGAACTCCGTCGCGGGTCCCGGCGCTCCGGTCTCCAGCGTTCGCAGGAGCGCGTCGATGGCGTCCAGTGGCTCGCCTTCGACGGGACGGTCTCCATCCAGCACGTCATCCACCCCCTGGAGGAAGCAGAACCCCACTCGCGCTCTTCGCGCCTTGCGCCAGCGTCCCAGGGACTGCTGATACAGCGCGAGCGCGATGAGTCCGTAACGCGGATGCCTGCGCGCGAAGCGGTACATCTCCCTCGCGCAGAGGGCTTCCACTCGCACGGCTTCGAGGAATGCTTCCTTCCGGAGCCGGGGCGCCACGACACGCCACGTGCCCCAGGCGAGCAGGGCTCCCGCGAATACGTCCATCAGGTGGTGCTCGTGGATGAGCAACGTGGACGCCGCGATGGCCAGGGCCCACAGCGCGAAGGCGGTGCTCGCCACCGGCCCTGAACGCTCGCGGTAGGCCAGGGCCGCCGTGCAGGCAAAGGCGACGTGGAGCGACGGCAGGTAGTTGCGCTCCAGGTTCATCGTGTCCGCGGCCTGGAAGATGGATGCCCAGCCTCCAGTGACGGCACGCGGCGGCCACGCCACCTCCACCGGCAGGACGAGGAAGCAGAGTGCTCCCAGCACCGTCTCCGCGCACAGTGCCAGCGCGAAGGGGAGCATCTGTCTCCACGTCCGGAAGATGAACAGGGACAGGAGCAACAGCACATCCATGCTGACGTAGACGGCGGCCCAGCCAGGCATGAACGGAATGTGCTGCTCGAAGGGCAGGTCCACGCGCAGGCCGCCGGAATAGAAGCCCGTCACCCAGCTCGCGCCGCCGTACACCGCGAGGAAGAACAGCGCGAAGCCGCACGTCATCGCGCCCGTGCGCTTCAGTTCCTCCGGCGCGGGCCGGCCGAAGAGGGGGCCATCGGACGCGCTCACTTGGGCTGCTCCGGGAACGGCCGGGGTCCTCGCCACATGGACAGCCAGATGCCCAGGAAGGACGGCCGGGGCACGCTCTCATCCACGTAGCGGCCCAGGTAGAGCCAGGGCACCTGCGGGTGCCGGTGGTGCGCCCGGTGGTAGTGGTAGTTGAGGAACACCCAGCGCACCGGCGCAGCGACCTTCAGGTCCCATGCGCCTTCGCGCACGTCCAGCGGCGACCACGCGTGGTCCGCGTACTGGAGCGAGCTCCAGTTCACCGCGAACGCCGCGTAGCAAAGCGCCCAACCCACGAGCGTCAGCTCCAGCGCGTACGCCAGCCCTGCCTGCACCGCCACCAGCCCCAACACCTCCGCCCGGATGGCCATCCCCGGTGCATCCTCCAGCCGCCCCAGGTACGCGTCCGCTCCGGTCTGCTCTCCGTAGCGGGTGCCCGGTCCTCGCAGCCTCCGCAGCAGGCCCGGCGCGAGCGCGAACACCAGCGCTCCCAGCGGCACGAACAGCCAGTAGACGCCGGTCAGGATGACGTACCACTGCGCATACTTGAGGAAGCGGTGGTCGCCCGGGTGCAGATAGTCGAACTGCTCGCGCGCCGTGCGGTTGTACCGGTGATGCGTGAGGTGGAAGGCGCGCTGCAACGTGAACGACGTGGGGAAGAACGTCGCCGCCAGCCGGCCCAGCCCGTCGTTGATCCGCCGCGACGGGTGCAGCACCCCGTGCGTCGCTTCGTGCAACAGCGAGAACACCGTGTTGTTCACGTAGGAGAACAACACGGCCGCCACCAGCCGCACCCAGAGGGCTTCCGCGTGGGACGCCGTCCACAGGCACAGCGCCCCCGCACCCATCGCCGCGACGAGCAGCACCGCGTTGAGCGCGGCGGGAATCGGCGGAGCGTCATCGGCGCGCATCGTCGCCGTCCTCGGGCAGGCCCACTGCGAAGTCGAGCAGCTGGCGCATCACCGGATCCGCCGTCGCCGTCGCGACGTTGAAGCGCATGCCGTCCAGCACGGACAGGTCCCGGCGCAGGAACGACGTGTACAGCCACCTCGACACCCCGAGCACCAGCGCCGCCGCGCCCGGAATCCGCCCCCGCCTCGCCGCGACGGCGAGCCGCACCGACGTCCCCTCCGCCACCGGCGTCAGGCTCGCGAGCAGCAGCCCCCGCGCCCGGCCCAGGTCGCTCTTCACCGAGATCAACGTCCCGCCGTGCAGCGTGAGCTCCACCCGGATGCGGTTGCCCGACAGCGCCTTCATCAGCCGGTCGCTCGCGCCCGTGCCGGTGACTCGCGACGTGTAGCGCAGCCGCAGGGTGTACCGGTCCGGGGTCTCCCAGGTCGGTGTGTCCCACAGCTCCCGGTGGTGCACCGTGCGCAGGTGGTCCAGGTCAAAGGAGTTCGCCGCCAGCGGCAGCCACGGACAGCCCACCGTCACCGCGGGTCCCACGTTCCAGACGTGTTCCCCACCCTCCAGGTCGGGTGGGGGAAACAGCGCCTCGGGGCCGTTGAACACGAGCACCCCGCCGAAGCGCTCCTCCACCGGCCACGCCCGGGGCCCCGGCAAGGCGGACACGTCGCTCCGGCCGGGCACGGCCCGGCAGCGGCCCCCTCCGTCGAAGCTCCAATGATGCAGCGGACAGCGCAGCAGCTCGCCCTGGACGGTGCCGTGCTTCAGGTGGGCCCCCAGGTGGGGACAGTGCGCGGACAGGGCGTGGACCCGGCCCTGCTGGCCGCGGAACACCACCACCTCCTGGCCACCCACCTGAACGCCCATCGCGTGGCCGGGCCGCAGAGCCGCGGAAGGTGCCACCAGGTACCAGGAGCGCGGGCGCGAGGGCCCGGGGAGACGGTCCGGAGCCACCCCGGCCAGGACGGGAACAACCATGGCCGGACCCTACCGGACCCGGTGTCTCCAGGGCCACGGGGGGGCCGGTCGAGACTGGCTTTACGCCCGGGTTCCTGGTTTGTCAGGCGCTGGCGGAACCGGGCGCGCCGCCTCGACGGGGCGGGCCTGGGAAGGGACGTGTGACATGGCAGGCGATACGGCGGGCAACAGTCGGGGCGGTTCGCTGCGGGGCAGCACGCTCCAGGTCGTGCAGTCCCTGGCGGCGCAAGGCGAGCCGGAACGCGCGGCCCAGCTCTACGAGGAGCTGGGCGCGGCGCAGCGCGAGCGGCTTCGCAAGGAGGCCGCGCAGGGGACGGTGAAGGAGCGCCACTGGCTGGTGGACGTGCTGCGCCGGGCGCGTGACTTCACGGGCGCGGCCCGGCTGCTGGACGGCAGCGGCGACGACGTGTCCGTGGCGGACCTGTACGCGCAGGGCGGCCAGCACGTGGCGGCCGCGGAGGCGTACCTGCGCGCGGGCGAGGTGGAGCGCGCCGCGGCGGCCTTCGAGCGGGGCGGGGCGCTGGAGCGCGCGCTGGAGGTCTACCGGGGCCTGGGTGCCCGCGAGTCCATGGCGCACTGCCTGGTCCGCCTGGGCCGCCCCTTCGAGGCCGCGGACCTCTACCACGAGCTGGGACAGGCCCACGCGGAGGCCGAGGCCCTGGGCGGCGTGCTCGCGGAGGACCCCCGCTACGTCGAGGCCGTGCTGCGTACCTGCAAGGTGCTGGATGCCGGCGGCTTCACGCACCGCGCGCTCGCGGTGCTGGCGGACGCGCTGAGCAGCTCCGATCACCTGCGCACGGATCCCGTGCTGGTGACGGAGAAGGCGCGGCTGTTGCGGCGCATGGGCCTGGATGTGGAGGCGGAGGCGCTCCTCGCGCGGCTGGCCGCGGGCGCGACCGTGCCGGAGGCCAGCGGCTACCGCTTCCTCAAGGCCATTCCCATCTTCGGCGAGCTGCCGCTGGAGGACATGAAGGACCTGTACCGGCTGGCTCGGCCCGTGACGGCCACGCCGGGCACGGTGCTGCTGGAGAAGGGCGTCCCCGGGACGGGGCTGCTCGTGCTGCTGGAGGGCACCGTGGATGTCTTCTCCGGCAATGAGTCCAACGCGCGGCACCTCAACACGCTGGGGCCGGGCTCGTTCCTGGGGGAGATTTCGCTCGTGCAGGACGGCCCCGTGTCCGCGAACGTGCGCGCGAAGACGGCGGTGCGCGCGCTGCGCATCACCCGCGAGAGCTTCCAGCACTTCCTGGCCACGCACGACGCGGCCTCGCTGCACATCTACCGGCTCTTCACGCAGAACCTCGCGGCGCGCGTGCGGGCGCTGAGCGGCTGAACGCGGCGGTGTCCCCCGCGGGCCCGGGCTTGCTACGGTCCCGCACCATGGGTGATCCGACAAGGATTGAGGGCGCACGCAACGTGCGCGTGTCCGCGGAGTTCTGGAAGCAGTGCGCGGCGCTCCAGGGGAGGAATGTCTTCCTCGACGCGGTCCTCCTGAAGGGGCCCACGAAGGCGGGCGAGCTCCAACTGGAGCTGCCGGAGTCGACCCGGTTTCTCGGCTACGAGCGGTCGGAGAAGGAGTACCTCGCGTTCCTCCGCACGGTGGAGTCCTTCCTGCCGCGCACGCCCGCGTCCGGGTACCGCTCGTGGGGGGAGGCCCTCTTCGAGTCGGAGGCCCAGGCTCGCTGGCACGTCACGTTCGTCTTCGGCACGAAGCCCCAGGTGCGCGTACGCCGCGCGGCCTGGCTGGACGTGAGCCTCAAGGACGCGAAGCCCCTGGTGGCGCCGAAGAGGCCCGCGGGCGGCAAGGGCGAGGTGCTCTACGCGCACGAGGATGGCCGGTTCCAGGGGGTGCGGGTCGCTCGCCACGTGCTCAACGCCCGCAAGGGCGAACTGGGGACGCAGGGGCGCACGTCCTCCAAGCGCTTCGCGCATGAGTGGCAGGCGAAGGCCGCCGCGGACCGGCTGATGAAGAAGCTGCGCGAGGAAGGCTTCACCCGGCGCAAGGCCTGACGCGGGGGCCGCGGTCGCCGTCACTGCTCGAGGCTGTGCTCAATGCGCAGGCCTCGGGCCCGGAGCCAGCCCACGGAGCGGTCGGAGGGGAATCGCAGGATGCGCGAGGGCGTCATGCGGGCACTCCAGCCCCGCCCGTGAGGAGGCAGGCGAGCGCGACGAGGGGGCCTTTCATTGGACCCCGGTCCATCCCCATCCTCCTGGACAACCTCCCTGTCCGGAAGGATGCCCCGATGGCTTCAATCGACGCACTGAGGCAACAGGCCCGCGCGAACTGGCGCACGTGGTTGGCGTGGGTGGCCATGCCCATCGCCGCGCTGCCGCTCCTGGGGGTGGGCGGCCTTCGCCGGGTGGGCCTCATGGACGAGCTGGCCGCGGGGGCCGTGGGGCTGGGCCTGGTGTCGCTGACGCTCATCGGCCTGGGGCAGCTGCCTCGGGGGCCTGTCCGCCCGGCGGGTGGGAAGGCGTGGAAGCGGGCGCCGAAGGACTTCCCCATCACCGGCGCCATGGTGCCGGAGGAGTTCTCCGCGTCGATGGCGTCCGGCCACTGACGCTCAGGGACGGCGCTCGATGCCGATGGCGATGGAGGGGCCGGTGAGGGCCTCTCCGGTGCCGTCGGACAGCGACACGATGCCCAGGCTGGCGGAGAGCACGGTGGTGCCGGAGCCGCCGGTGCCCTTGATGAAGCTGCGCACGCCCAGCTCGCCGAAGTTCCATCCGCTCGCCGAGCCGCCGCCCGCGCCGAAGAGCGAGAGGCTGGGCGTGAGGGGCACCTGGACCTCGCCGCGTCCGGAGCCGAAGCGGAACTGGTTGTCACGCGAGAGGATGGCGGAGTTCCACGCGAGGTGGAACCCGTCGAGCGCACCCAGCCGCAGCACCTGCTGGAAGGACACTCCCGCGTTGGAGTCGCACACGGTCCTGGGATTGATTTGCTCGTAGGTGTTGGGGTCGTAGTCGAACTGGGTGCTGCACTCCTTCTGTCCGAACAGCGCACCCGCGCCGATGCCGACCTCCAGGAAGTCGGTGGAGTAGGCCGCGGCCACGTACGCGGAGCCTGGCGTGTGACGCAGGCCGGTGCCCAGGCCGAAGCCCACGGGATCCAGCTGCGCGCTCAGCACCAGGGGCAGGTTCCCGGGCCGCCACGCGATGAACGCATCCAGCAGCAGGCCGCCCGCGCGAGCGGACTTGCCTGACTCCGTCCTCGCATCCAGCGCGAGGAAGGGCCGGGCATGGAAGCCGTAGCGCAGGCGCGGCAGACCGGTTTCAGGGAAGAAGAGGCGCGCGGTGGCGGGCGCGTCGGTGACGACGGCGGTGTCGCCCACGCGCACGTTCTCCCCGCGGCCCAGCCGGGCGATGGCGGTGTCCTCGCGCGACTCGATGACCTTCAGCACCACTTCCCGGGAGTCCTGCGTGCGCACGCGGACGCGGGTGCCTTCGCCCAGGCCGGCCAGGGCGCCGCCGGAGAGCGTCACGTCGCCATCGTGCACGGCGGTGACGGTGAGCCGGGTGGAGGAGGGGACCGCGGTGGGCGGCGGGGCCTGGGGCGGAGGTGGCGCCTGGGTGACGACGGTGAGGTCGCGCGCCGCGCCCAGCGCGGAGGCCAGCGAGTCCGGCTGGGGCTGCTCCGGCGTGGCGAGGGAGAACGCATGGGCCTCCTCGCGCTGCTCGATGGCGAGGAGCGACTGGCCCACGACGACGAGCCGCACGAAGCGCCGGCCCTCCTCGATGCGCCGCACGAGCTGGGGCGCCGCGCCGTCCAGCTTGAGCACGGCGATGCCGCCACGGCCGAGCGCGACGTAGCTCACCCCCTGATGGACGACGGAGTCGAGGACGGGGCCCAGGCCCAGTTCTTCCGCGGCACGTGAGGCCGGGGACACAGGAGCCTGGGCGACGATGACGGAGGCGAGGAGCGCGGAGCCGAGCATGAAGCTGGCTCTATATCGCTCCTCGCCCCCGGGGTTCCTGGACTTTGGGTCAATCCTCCCTAGTCGACGAGCAGCCGCTTCACGGGCGCCGGGTCCACGGCCACCATCAGGGGACGGGTGAAGTGGCTGAACGACATCAGCGCCTGGCCTGGAGCGAGCCGCGACACCCGGCTCCACAGGCTCTCGTCGATGCTGCCCACGCTCTTCTTCAGCTGGTTGATGACGGCCCCGTCCGTGATCTTGTGGATGATGAAGTTGTTGAGCAGGGCCAGCACCTCGGAAGGCAGGTGCTGGGGGAGCTGGGTGACGAAGACGAGCCCCAGCCAGCGCTTGCGGCCCCGCTTCGCGATGCGAGCGACCTGTTCGAAGAGGGTCTTCATCTGCGTGATGCGGCTGGCGGACAGGAACTCGTGGGCCTCCTCGATGATGATGAGGACCGGGGTGATGTCCTTGCCTTCGCGGTGGGCCTTCTCGTAGCTGGCCTCCTGCCGCTCCTGGATGCCTCGCAGGATGTCCGCGATGACCAGGTTGTTGAGCTGGGGGGACTCCGTGTCCGACAGGTCGATGACGGACACCCGCCCGGGCGAGAGCATGGTGTCGTACTTCACGCCCTCCGTGGTCCCCATGTCGAAGATGTTCAGCCGGCGCAGCCGCTGGATCTTGCTGGCCAGCGCCTTCCAGCTGATGACGTTGCGGCTGCTCTGCGCCATCACCCGCCGCATCACCTTGCCGGGGTCGTTCTTGAAGACGCTGTAGAGCGTCAGCGAGTTGGCCGGAGGCCCCTCGTCCTCCTCCAGCGCCTCGATCTCCTCGGTGACCGTTCCTCGCGCTCGTGCCGCGCGGCGGGGGCGGGCTCGTCCTTCCGCTCTGCCCTCGTCGCTCATGCTGTAGAGGTAGGCGTTCACCACGTCCAGCAGGTGCTGGATGGTCATCTTCGGGTAGCCCGTGGACAGCTCGTCCACCTCCAGCGCGTCCCGTCGCTCCTCCTCCGTCACCGGATAGACCTCGAAGTCCTCCAGCAAGAGCTTCGTGACGTCGTACGCCTTGAGGAAGCGCTCCTGCTGCGCCTCCGACATGTCGAGGATCTCCGCCAGCGCGTAGGGCGACAGGCTGGAGAAGTTCAACGAGAAGGCGTGCTTGTTCTTGTGGCGCGGGTTGCGGCTCTCGCGGCCGACCAGGTGATGGATGTGCAGGTCCTTCACGCCCTCGGGCTTCTGGTTCCGGCGCTTGAGGGTCTCCACCATGGCGTGGTGGTCCGTGGGCCGGTCCACGTGCGTGTATTCGCCTTCCACGTCGAAGACGATGGTGGCGATGCCCGAGCTCTGCGCGCGGTGGATGAGCGTGGCCACCGTGGTGGACTTGCCGCCGCCCGTCGTGCCGATGATGCCGGTGTGCCGGGGCAGCACGGACTTGTCGCGGGCGTTGATGCGCGCCTCCATCCGCTCGTAGCCCACCACCGTGCCAATGCTCATCTCCCCGCTGACACCCAGCACCTTCGCGCTCTCCTCCTCGTCGAGCACGAAGACGGGGCTCTGCGGCCGGGGACGGAAGCGGTGCGGCTTGAGCACGCCCGCGACCTCCTCCCCGAGGATCTCCACCTCCGCGCGGCCGTGGTACTCGAAGGTGTACGAGAGCTTCTTGCCGTGGGTCACCACGCCAATGGCCATGGTGGAGTTCGCGGGAACGGCGTTCGGCTCCGCGAACGGCCCCCGGACGACGACGCCCAGGTAGGCCCTGTCGTCCTCGCGGCACTTGATGCGCACCAGCGTCTGCGACGCCAGCCGGTGCAGGTCCTCCTTCGTGGACAGGACGGTGACGAGGTTGTCGTGGCTCGCGCTGGTGTCGAAGTGGGTGAAGCCCACGGCGTTCTCCAGCTCCGGGTCGGCCTTGAGCGCCTCCGCCCGCTCCTTCGCCGCGTCGATTTCGCCCTTCGCCCTGTCCGGCAGGGGCAGCGCGACTTCGTTGCGCGGCGGCTCCGCGGGCGGCGGCGGCTGGGGAACCGGGGCCCGCGCGACCGGGGCCGGGGTGGGGGAGGCCGCGCTGGCGGGCGGCTTCGCGGGGGCACCGGGGGGCGGCGCCGGACGGGGCCCGGTCATCTGGATGCTCGTGGGCGCGGGGCCCGGAGGACGGGCTGCCTGCGGGGGCGTGGCCGGCCGCTGGCCATTGGGACCGGGGGCGGCGTGGCCATTCACGGGCCTGCCGTTGTGGGCCACGCCGCTCTGCGTGGGATTGCGGCCGGGTACGGTGGTGTTTCCATTGTCAGACATGCTGTCGTTCCCCCATCAGCGACGTGGCTTGCGACCGTTGAAGTACTGAAGGCGTGCATCGGCTTGTGCGTAGGCGTCCTGGACCAGGCCCTCGAAGCCGTCGACGCCGAAGGCGCTGCGGCACGTGGCCTCCGCGACGTCGAGCAGCATGGGGTAGCCCTGTTCCGGGCGCAGCATGCTGTCCGCGATGGCCACGCACGCGGCCATGTGGGCGTGGTCGACGTGCGCGTAGAAGACGCGGGGCGGGGCGTTGTCCGAGGCGCGGAACAAGCCCTTCACGACCTTGTGCGAGTACGCGCTGATGAAGTCGCGCGCCAGGCCGTACTCCTCCAGGTCGTACTGCCATCCGTCCAGGATGTCCTTCCCCTCCTGCTTCAGCGACTCGAGGATGACGAACTCGCCCGGCCTGAGCGCGTGGCCCATGGTGAGGAAGCCCCGGTCGTCCATTCGCGCGGAGACGAAGACGAAGCGGGGATGTGCGTTCATCAGCCGCTGGAGCATGTCCAGCGACACCTTCAGCAGGCTCTTGTAGCCAGAGCCGGTGAGGAGCTCGCGGGAGAAGGGATTGCCCTGGCCCATGCGCCAGGGGGCCTTCAGCTTCTCCACCAGGATGGCGCGCTCCGCGTAGGCGCGGATGCCTCGGCGCGCGAGCCGCGACAGGCTGTCCGGCCCGCCCCGCCCCGGGTGGGAGCGGTTCTGGCGCATCTCGATATAGGACAGCGCCTCCTGGTAGGGGTCCGGCGCGTCGACCGTGACCTCGCGGCGGAACAACCGCTGGGAGAAGGTGCCCGCCGTGCCGCCATAGCCAATCGCCGCGATGCCCAGCTGGGTGATGTCCAGCGGCAGCGTCTCGTGCGTCACGGAGATGCCATTGACCGCCTCCACCTGGCCGGCGAAGAGCAG
This DNA window, taken from Corallococcus coralloides DSM 2259, encodes the following:
- a CDS encoding fatty acid desaturase, with product MRADDAPPIPAALNAVLLVAAMGAGALCLWTASHAEALWVRLVAAVLFSYVNNTVFSLLHEATHGVLHPSRRINDGLGRLAATFFPTSFTLQRAFHLTHHRYNRTAREQFDYLHPGDHRFLKYAQWYVILTGVYWLFVPLGALVFALAPGLLRRLRGPGTRYGEQTGADAYLGRLEDAPGMAIRAEVLGLVAVQAGLAYALELTLVGWALCYAAFAVNWSSLQYADHAWSPLDVREGAWDLKVAAPVRWVFLNYHYHRAHHRHPQVPWLYLGRYVDESVPRPSFLGIWLSMWRGPRPFPEQPK
- a CDS encoding phosphatase PAP2 family protein; translated protein: MSASDGPLFGRPAPEELKRTGAMTCGFALFFLAVYGGASWVTGFYSGGLRVDLPFEQHIPFMPGWAAVYVSMDVLLLLSLFIFRTWRQMLPFALALCAETVLGALCFLVLPVEVAWPPRAVTGGWASIFQAADTMNLERNYLPSLHVAFACTAALAYRERSGPVASTAFALWALAIAASTLLIHEHHLMDVFAGALLAWGTWRVVAPRLRKEAFLEAVRVEALCAREMYRFARRHPRYGLIALALYQQSLGRWRKARRARVGFCFLQGVDDVLDGDRPVEGEPLDAIDALLRTLETGAPGPATEFHDTAVSLGRVLLTELTDPTAREQVLELVRTMRRDRERVRDGHWWDAATLQTQLGNTFRLSVSLMLHVADAQVRADDAPSLLAALGWCSVMRDLREDLAQGLFNVPADVAAEVRAQGHDPQDFDSLLTAQAGRAWVRGEYHQARALLDRSAKELAQLEGRQGVALLRLFHRSVEAFWARKLPRRMPFLREAPVLEIS
- a CDS encoding Rieske 2Fe-2S domain-containing protein; the encoded protein is MVVPVLAGVAPDRLPGPSRPRSWYLVAPSAALRPGHAMGVQVGGQEVVVFRGQQGRVHALSAHCPHLGAHLKHGTVQGELLRCPLHHWSFDGGGRCRAVPGRSDVSALPGPRAWPVEERFGGVLVFNGPEALFPPPDLEGGEHVWNVGPAVTVGCPWLPLAANSFDLDHLRTVHHRELWDTPTWETPDRYTLRLRYTSRVTGTGASDRLMKALSGNRIRVELTLHGGTLISVKSDLGRARGLLLASLTPVAEGTSVRLAVAARRGRIPGAAALVLGVSRWLYTSFLRRDLSVLDGMRFNVATATADPVMRQLLDFAVGLPEDGDDARR
- a CDS encoding cyclic nucleotide-binding domain-containing protein, which translates into the protein MAGDTAGNSRGGSLRGSTLQVVQSLAAQGEPERAAQLYEELGAAQRERLRKEAAQGTVKERHWLVDVLRRARDFTGAARLLDGSGDDVSVADLYAQGGQHVAAAEAYLRAGEVERAAAAFERGGALERALEVYRGLGARESMAHCLVRLGRPFEAADLYHELGQAHAEAEALGGVLAEDPRYVEAVLRTCKVLDAGGFTHRALAVLADALSSSDHLRTDPVLVTEKARLLRRMGLDVEAEALLARLAAGATVPEASGYRFLKAIPIFGELPLEDMKDLYRLARPVTATPGTVLLEKGVPGTGLLVLLEGTVDVFSGNESNARHLNTLGPGSFLGEISLVQDGPVSANVRAKTAVRALRITRESFQHFLATHDAASLHIYRLFTQNLAARVRALSG
- a CDS encoding DUF418 domain-containing protein, which encodes MSDSVPSVSSARPVDVSERLPLLDVLRGFALWGVFVSNSFAWFSGRVLMPREQAQALAAPPFEAAVTAIYHFFVNQKFVTLFAFLFGLGFSIQLTRAESRGASVVPVYSRRLLVLLGIGVVHLTALWAGDVLSTYALLGFALLLFRNRSDRTLLVWVGLSVVVVPLLVPALLHFGPILLHGAQAAADAAKATEAMEAQTRGQLLLGLQSDSLWTTQAANAHFLQYMLPTLKRLLWMIFILGRFLLGLLAGRHLLLQDVERHRAWHRKMLAWGLVLGVLGNGAGAVVQHLRLAGVLDPSKAHWMFTLSAIQEMGYLGLAAAYVAAFALLFQQERWRRWLGVLAPVGRMALTNYLMQTVVSLWIYDGWGLGLIGKLPPSRCVALTLLVFALQIPLSQAWLSRFRFGPAEWLWRSLTYGQRQPMRLALKPSPAGVPDAR
- a CDS encoding SgcJ/EcaC family oxidoreductase, with amino-acid sequence MVRTRLVGLLALLFVAVPVLAGAQDAVAPAAVASGDEATHQALRAIKQDMEDALNKQDLDRLLSHLHPDVVFSTMNNDVRVGKDAIRAYYAQMLGGPNSVVKKVTAKFDVDALTRLYGNSGVAYGSSLDHYILNDGTDLVVNGRWTCTLVKEGDRWLIAAFHYSTNVFDNPLLTKVKNAALGFGALVAVAALGAGFFIGRRGRRPATA